In Brevibacillus brevis, a genomic segment contains:
- a CDS encoding sigma factor: MDTNALYFEYKPLLSSLAYKMLGSRADAEDIVQDVFAELETKRF, from the coding sequence GTGGATACAAACGCTTTGTATTTCGAGTATAAACCGCTGCTAAGCAGCCTCGCATACAAAATGCTTGGCTCGCGAGCGGATGCCGAGGATATCGTGCAGGACGTTTTCGCTGAGCTGGAGACAAAGCGTTTCTAG
- a CDS encoding HD-GYP domain-containing protein has product MMMPRSPRSLAVIMSITTVVLVLGYVYLLTFPGHRTMWIFPRFHFYVITPTLLALAISAVAVGWTGIRLRDMNVLMLALAIVSLTGFFLIHGLSTPGFIIDDPSHLAGVSSQVGMTTCAVWIFLSTLPSDHSFIRFISKHRRSVVAGWVAMIILLNIAALNYPGISGFIPIDFMPMNFLLAFFTVFLYLWAAKRYFQQYRFVKFPLHAAIVFGSVLLSITECVMVTTRMWTLAWWLYHAILAGSALMLLYGIIAQYQSNLSVTQIFQQGFRYPFLDQLHIRISSSMQNLIVATETKDEYTAGHNYRVAMYGLQLARAMNLDSEQLRALTRGGLIHDVGKIQIPGEILNKPGKLSPDERTVIEQHPVIGYEMCKYIGFMTEELSAIRHHHEKWDGTGYPDKLKGTEISLPARILAIADVYDALTSRRSYREPWSQERALQVIIEGSGTHFDPECVSAFVRLCTEGELVVPQAMEQIQGTAATQ; this is encoded by the coding sequence ATGATGATGCCTCGCTCACCTCGCTCTTTAGCTGTAATCATGTCTATTACCACTGTCGTTCTTGTTCTGGGATATGTGTATCTTCTGACGTTCCCCGGACACCGAACGATGTGGATTTTCCCTCGCTTTCACTTTTACGTGATAACTCCAACACTTCTTGCGCTGGCCATCAGTGCGGTTGCCGTTGGATGGACGGGGATTCGGCTTCGGGATATGAATGTGCTTATGCTGGCATTAGCTATCGTATCTCTGACCGGTTTTTTTCTCATTCACGGGCTTTCGACCCCTGGATTCATTATTGATGATCCATCCCACTTGGCAGGTGTTTCCTCGCAAGTCGGGATGACCACGTGTGCTGTCTGGATTTTTCTCTCGACCCTTCCATCGGACCACTCCTTTATCCGCTTTATATCGAAACATCGGAGGAGTGTTGTCGCCGGTTGGGTAGCCATGATAATCCTGTTGAATATCGCAGCACTGAACTATCCTGGCATTTCCGGCTTCATTCCGATCGATTTCATGCCGATGAATTTTCTGCTGGCTTTTTTCACCGTGTTCCTGTATCTTTGGGCGGCCAAGAGATATTTTCAGCAATATCGGTTCGTCAAGTTTCCTTTGCATGCGGCAATCGTGTTTGGCTCCGTTCTGCTTTCCATCACCGAATGCGTCATGGTCACAACAAGGATGTGGACCTTGGCCTGGTGGCTGTATCATGCCATTCTTGCCGGCTCGGCCCTGATGCTGTTGTACGGGATCATAGCCCAGTACCAATCGAACCTTTCTGTAACCCAAATCTTTCAACAAGGATTTAGGTACCCATTCTTGGATCAACTACACATCCGTATCTCCAGCAGCATGCAAAATCTGATAGTGGCCACGGAAACCAAAGATGAGTATACTGCAGGTCACAATTACCGTGTAGCCATGTATGGATTGCAGCTGGCCCGGGCTATGAATCTCGACTCGGAACAATTGCGAGCCCTGACTCGGGGCGGTCTCATTCACGATGTGGGGAAAATACAGATCCCTGGTGAAATTCTGAATAAACCGGGAAAGCTAAGTCCGGACGAGCGAACCGTGATCGAGCAGCATCCGGTAATCGGTTACGAAATGTGCAAATACATTGGCTTCATGACGGAAGAACTGTCGGCTATTCGGCACCATCACGAAAAATGGGATGGGACGGGTTATCCGGACAAACTGAAAGGAACAGAGATTTCTCTACCTGCAAGAATCCTGGCGATTGCGGACGTATACGATGCGTTGACCTCGCGAAGATCCTATCGCGAGCCTTGGTCGCAGGAACGCGCGCTGCAAGTAATTATCGAGGGCAGCGGCACCCACTTTGATCCCGAATGCGTTTCCGCCTTTGTGCGACTCTGTACTGAAGGTGAATTGGTTGTTCCGCAAGCCATGGAACAGATTCAGGGAACAGCAGCAACTCAATGA
- the nrdF gene encoding class 1b ribonucleoside-diphosphate reductase subunit beta yields the protein MKAVNWNRPDDDFTMTFWNQNIMQFWTDDEIPLSDDKMAWIELSQAERDTYKKVLGGLTLLDTVQGGVGMPKIMEHVDGLQRKAVLAFMGMMEQIHAKSYSSIFTTLASTEEIDEIFRWVEQNPHLQYKADRISSRYQSIQTEKDLYMAMVASVFLESYLFYSGFFYPLYLSGQGKMTSSGEIIDLIVRDESIHGLYVGVLAQEVFQRLSVKEQREAKEELYELLQDLHRNEEAYTAELYSSIGLAEEVHAYVRYNANKALMNLGLDPLFPEEEVNPIVLNGIRTQTKQHDFFSKKGNGYVRSIHIEPLSDDDFRFDF from the coding sequence ATGAAAGCAGTCAATTGGAACAGGCCGGATGACGATTTTACGATGACGTTTTGGAACCAGAACATCATGCAGTTCTGGACCGACGATGAAATCCCGCTGTCGGATGACAAAATGGCCTGGATCGAGCTGTCGCAGGCAGAGCGGGATACGTATAAAAAGGTGCTTGGCGGCCTTACGCTCCTGGATACGGTCCAAGGCGGCGTGGGGATGCCGAAGATCATGGAGCATGTGGACGGCCTTCAAAGAAAAGCCGTACTCGCCTTTATGGGCATGATGGAGCAGATCCATGCGAAGTCGTACAGCAGCATTTTTACCACGTTGGCGTCGACGGAGGAAATTGACGAGATTTTCCGCTGGGTCGAGCAGAATCCACACTTGCAGTACAAGGCAGACCGTATTTCCAGCCGATATCAGTCAATCCAAACAGAGAAAGACTTGTACATGGCCATGGTGGCCTCCGTCTTCTTGGAGAGCTATCTGTTTTACAGCGGCTTCTTCTATCCGCTCTACCTGTCGGGTCAGGGCAAAATGACGAGCAGCGGCGAGATCATCGACCTGATCGTTCGCGACGAGAGCATCCACGGCTTGTATGTGGGCGTGCTCGCGCAGGAAGTGTTTCAGCGCCTGAGTGTAAAAGAGCAGCGTGAGGCCAAGGAGGAACTGTACGAGCTGCTGCAGGACCTGCATCGCAATGAAGAAGCGTATACCGCCGAGCTGTACTCCTCCATCGGTTTGGCTGAGGAAGTGCATGCCTACGTCCGGTACAACGCCAACAAAGCGTTGATGAATCTGGGACTCGACCCTCTTTTCCCGGAGGAGGAGGTCAATCCGATCGTCCTCAACGGAATCCGCACGCAGACGAAGCAGCACGACTTCTTCTCCAAAAAAGGCAATGGCTACGTCCGCTCCATTCACATCGAGCCGTTGTCGGATGACGATTTCCGGTTCGATTTTTGA
- a CDS encoding medium chain dehydrogenase/reductase family protein has protein sequence MNRSSIIVTRYGGPDVLEVISEPLLAPGRGEIRVKVEASGVALADLMRREGLYPLSPEPPFIPGYDAIGIVDAIGPDVENHKIGDRAAVFFNGVGGYSSHVIAPAEEAIPVPETLDPAAAVALLLNYVTAYQMLHRIARVSAGDRVLIHGASGGVGTALLELGRLAELEMYGTASAAKRSVVEGYGAVAIDYRSSDFVEVLEKLAPNGIDAVFDPIGGRNWDRSMRTLHNQGTFVGYGYTSVLEPGTENDWAARWKSLAESKRTKKGNPVHLYSITSLKREHPDWFMEDVRHLFTLLSAGQIQPLISHRIPFQNAAQAHELLATSRATGKVVLVHS, from the coding sequence ATGAACCGTTCAAGCATCATCGTTACCCGCTACGGAGGACCTGACGTCCTCGAAGTCATATCCGAGCCTTTGCTAGCACCTGGAAGAGGCGAAATCCGCGTAAAAGTGGAGGCATCAGGGGTCGCCCTCGCCGATCTCATGCGCAGGGAAGGTCTGTATCCACTGTCGCCCGAGCCGCCCTTTATTCCGGGTTACGACGCCATCGGTATCGTCGATGCGATTGGCCCGGACGTGGAGAATCACAAAATCGGCGACCGGGCGGCGGTCTTCTTTAACGGAGTCGGCGGCTACTCTTCACATGTCATTGCCCCCGCCGAGGAAGCGATCCCGGTCCCGGAAACGCTGGATCCCGCTGCCGCAGTAGCCCTATTGCTGAATTACGTGACGGCTTACCAGATGCTGCACCGCATCGCCCGGGTATCGGCTGGGGACCGCGTCCTCATTCACGGCGCAAGCGGCGGCGTCGGTACCGCGCTGCTTGAGCTGGGCCGGCTTGCCGAACTGGAGATGTACGGCACCGCTTCGGCAGCCAAGCGTTCCGTTGTCGAAGGATACGGAGCCGTTGCGATCGACTACCGGTCTTCCGATTTTGTGGAGGTACTCGAAAAGCTGGCACCGAACGGAATCGATGCCGTCTTCGATCCGATCGGCGGCAGGAATTGGGACCGCTCGATGCGAACCTTACACAATCAGGGCACGTTTGTTGGATACGGGTACACCTCCGTATTGGAACCAGGGACGGAAAACGACTGGGCGGCCCGGTGGAAAAGCTTGGCCGAGTCAAAGCGGACAAAAAAAGGCAATCCCGTCCATCTATACAGCATCACGAGCTTGAAGCGTGAGCATCCCGACTGGTTTATGGAAGATGTTCGTCATTTGTTCACGCTGCTTTCGGCGGGACAAATCCAGCCGTTGATCTCCCATCGTATTCCTTTCCAAAACGCCGCCCAGGCCCACGAGCTGCTGGCAACATCCAGGGCAACGGGAAAAGTCGTTCTTGTCCATTCTTGA
- a CDS encoding glycoside hydrolase family 18 protein, with protein sequence MQIHVVETGQTLSGIAETYHTTAAEIATANELPDPANLVIGQALVIPIEGSYYTVKQGDTLYTIGQRYHISAAELARANGISQYRPLQVGQRLYIPPRPRRAADFNAYAEPRRRVSEALETDVRKAAPHLTYLAPFSFRIKRDGTLARPPLDHFHQITRDNHVVMMLVVTNLEGSQFSSELGGLVLNDNDLQSKLLDNIIATAQELGMGDIHFDMEALPATDREAYVRFLHRAKARARAAGMMMSVAVAPKTSAQQQGKWYAAHDYRAIGEIADFVVIMTYEWGYSGGPPMAVSPIGPVRRVLNYAVTEMPPEKIMMGQNLYGYDWTLPYQRGTTARALSPQAAIALAAEHNVRIQYDYRAQAPFFEYTDDQDRKHQVWFEDARSIQAKFDLVKQMGLRGVSYWKLGLPFPQNWLLIEGNFRVRKRA encoded by the coding sequence ATGCAAATTCACGTGGTGGAGACGGGGCAGACTCTGTCTGGCATCGCCGAGACATACCATACGACAGCTGCTGAAATAGCGACAGCGAACGAGCTGCCTGACCCGGCAAATCTCGTCATCGGACAGGCGCTCGTGATTCCCATCGAGGGCAGCTACTACACGGTGAAGCAAGGAGACACGCTGTATACCATTGGACAGCGCTATCACATAAGCGCGGCTGAGCTGGCACGCGCAAACGGGATCTCCCAATACCGCCCTCTGCAAGTAGGGCAAAGGCTGTACATTCCGCCCCGTCCCAGACGGGCGGCAGATTTCAACGCGTACGCGGAGCCGAGGAGGAGAGTCTCGGAGGCTCTGGAAACCGATGTGCGAAAGGCCGCTCCTCATCTGACATACTTGGCTCCGTTCAGCTTTCGGATCAAGCGGGACGGCACTCTGGCGCGCCCGCCCCTCGACCATTTTCATCAAATCACGCGCGATAATCACGTCGTGATGATGCTGGTCGTCACCAATCTGGAGGGGAGCCAGTTCAGTTCGGAGCTGGGTGGCCTTGTGCTGAATGACAACGACCTGCAATCCAAGCTGCTGGACAACATCATCGCGACTGCCCAGGAGCTGGGGATGGGCGACATCCATTTCGATATGGAGGCCTTGCCGGCTACGGACCGGGAAGCGTATGTCCGTTTTTTGCACCGGGCCAAGGCGCGGGCTAGGGCAGCAGGGATGATGATGTCCGTCGCGGTCGCGCCGAAAACAAGCGCTCAGCAGCAAGGCAAATGGTATGCGGCCCACGATTACCGGGCGATCGGAGAAATAGCCGACTTCGTGGTGATCATGACCTATGAGTGGGGGTACAGCGGCGGACCGCCCATGGCCGTCTCCCCGATTGGACCGGTTCGACGCGTGCTGAACTACGCGGTTACCGAAATGCCGCCCGAAAAGATCATGATGGGCCAAAATTTGTACGGCTACGACTGGACGCTGCCCTACCAGCGCGGCACCACTGCCAGAGCGCTCAGTCCACAAGCCGCCATTGCCCTGGCTGCCGAGCACAACGTCCGCATTCAGTACGACTACCGGGCACAGGCTCCGTTTTTTGAATACACGGATGACCAAGACCGGAAGCATCAGGTCTGGTTTGAAGATGCCCGATCGATCCAGGCCAAATTTGATCTCGTCAAACAAATGGGACTGCGCGGCGTCAGCTACTGGAAGCTCGGTCTTCCCTTTCCGCAAAACTGGCTGTTGATCGAAGGGAATTTTCGCGTTCGCAAAAGGGCGTAA
- a CDS encoding IS3 family transposase, with the protein MFENLDAGGAAHKYEAIKQVAGEYTTSELCNLFGVSRSGYYAYLKRQQADRDKPVKDLIKVVYKKYDGKYGYRQTQLFLLRDHGVWVNHKKVLRLMQEMKLRSRIRRKYRGHYASTEGGRVAENVMQRNFKADAPNRKWVTDVTQYRVADTWLYLSAIKDLFNNEIVAYHIGVRNDNQLVLRTFEKAFKKTKDVTGLIVHSDQGFQYTSYAYHDMLPKVGAQISMSRRGNCYDNASMESFFSHLKTEGLYPYDIRSVDEAQRRIEEYIQFYNQSRPQRKLKRLTPVEFRRQLSV; encoded by the coding sequence GTGTTTGAAAATCTGGATGCGGGAGGTGCAGCCCATAAGTATGAGGCGATCAAGCAAGTAGCTGGTGAGTATACGACTAGTGAACTTTGCAACCTGTTTGGAGTCTCAAGAAGTGGATACTATGCATACTTGAAACGGCAACAAGCGGACCGGGACAAGCCCGTGAAAGACCTCATCAAAGTAGTTTATAAGAAGTATGATGGTAAATATGGGTATCGACAAACCCAGCTGTTTCTCTTACGAGATCACGGGGTATGGGTCAACCATAAGAAGGTACTACGTCTGATGCAAGAAATGAAGCTCCGTTCTCGAATACGCCGCAAATATCGAGGTCACTATGCTTCAACCGAAGGTGGACGAGTCGCTGAGAATGTGATGCAGCGGAATTTCAAAGCGGATGCACCTAATCGAAAATGGGTAACCGATGTCACACAGTATCGTGTCGCGGATACGTGGCTCTACCTGTCTGCTATTAAGGATTTGTTTAATAATGAGATTGTGGCTTACCACATTGGAGTTCGCAACGACAATCAGTTGGTCCTACGGACCTTTGAGAAAGCCTTTAAAAAGACGAAAGACGTGACTGGACTGATCGTTCACAGCGATCAGGGATTCCAGTACACGTCCTACGCTTACCACGACATGTTGCCGAAGGTTGGCGCCCAAATCAGCATGTCTCGGAGAGGCAACTGTTATGATAATGCCTCGATGGAGAGCTTCTTCTCGCATCTCAAAACGGAAGGGCTCTACCCTTATGATATCCGAAGTGTGGATGAGGCACAAAGGCGAATTGAGGAATATATTCAATTCTACAACCAAAGTCGACCACAACGAAAATTAAAAAGGCTGACGCCTGTTGAATTCAGACGTCAGCTGTCGGTCTAA
- a CDS encoding NAD(P)H-dependent oxidoreductase, whose translation MEKLLVINAHPNVDSDTSVSLQVLHHFLETYKKMNPEGPIEQIDLYREHIPCIDRTYLSLQEKKKKGERLTEEEQVLDSRMREILHQFKSAKKYVIAMPLHNFNIPSKLKDYIDNILIPKETYAFTDKGSVGLLYDGRNVLVIQASSAIYTNQDWYTEVEYSHKFLQSIFNFMGVDYQIIRAQGNHSLKREEVVAKAFQEAESAAAFFAKAGIAGGAIK comes from the coding sequence TTGGAAAAACTGCTGGTGATCAATGCGCATCCGAATGTGGATAGCGACACGTCCGTAAGTCTGCAAGTCCTTCATCATTTTCTGGAGACATATAAAAAAATGAATCCGGAAGGGCCTATCGAACAAATCGATTTGTATCGGGAACACATTCCTTGCATTGATCGTACCTATCTGAGCCTACAGGAAAAAAAGAAAAAAGGAGAGCGCTTGACGGAAGAAGAACAGGTGCTGGACTCCCGGATGAGAGAAATTCTCCATCAATTTAAAAGTGCGAAAAAGTACGTCATCGCCATGCCGCTGCATAACTTTAACATTCCATCCAAGCTCAAGGACTACATCGATAACATTCTGATCCCGAAAGAAACGTACGCCTTTACGGACAAGGGATCGGTCGGTCTGCTATACGACGGCAGAAACGTGCTTGTCATTCAAGCAAGCAGCGCGATCTATACAAACCAAGATTGGTACACGGAAGTTGAGTATTCTCACAAATTTTTACAATCCATTTTCAACTTTATGGGAGTCGACTATCAAATCATCCGTGCACAAGGGAATCATTCCTTGAAAAGGGAGGAGGTAGTAGCCAAGGCGTTTCAAGAAGCAGAGTCTGCGGCTGCTTTCTTTGCAAAGGCCGGCATTGCAGGGGGTGCAATCAAGTAA
- a CDS encoding transposase, translated as MVKEGQTFRSYSHELKVEAIRLHIEEGWTYRRIMEHLGIPDRHRLKVWMKKYKQLGEFGLMDQRGRREEYVDQDRYVKKLKRENSMLKKCLKIWMREVQPISMRRSSK; from the coding sequence ATGGTGAAAGAGGGGCAAACGTTTAGAAGTTATTCTCACGAATTAAAGGTGGAAGCCATACGACTGCATATCGAAGAAGGATGGACATACCGTCGAATCATGGAGCATCTGGGGATTCCGGACCGCCACCGGCTTAAAGTATGGATGAAAAAATATAAACAGTTAGGCGAATTTGGGTTGATGGATCAACGAGGTAGACGTGAAGAATATGTTGACCAAGATCGATATGTTAAAAAGCTAAAACGAGAGAACTCGATGCTAAAAAAGTGTTTGAAAATCTGGATGCGGGAGGTGCAGCCCATAAGTATGAGGCGATCAAGCAAGTAG
- a CDS encoding MerR family transcriptional regulator, giving the protein MYSIGEVAKLTGVSPYTLRYYEKIGVLPDPNRQAGKKNGIRQYTDQDLRFIRFIHGLKQTGMKLEEIASFVEDGCLMVDDFPQTEVRPTLEKRIEMLDRHLEQLEQQMEQLRSVQSYAEEKRSFYTQLLSSYGEGQKQD; this is encoded by the coding sequence ATGTACTCCATCGGTGAAGTGGCGAAGCTAACGGGGGTATCTCCTTACACGCTGCGCTACTACGAAAAGATTGGCGTGCTGCCGGATCCGAACCGACAGGCAGGCAAGAAAAACGGCATCCGCCAGTACACCGATCAAGACTTGCGGTTCATCCGTTTTATCCACGGATTGAAGCAGACGGGGATGAAGCTCGAGGAGATCGCTTCTTTCGTGGAGGACGGCTGCCTCATGGTGGACGATTTTCCACAGACGGAGGTTCGTCCCACGCTTGAGAAAAGAATCGAGATGCTGGATCGCCATCTCGAACAGCTGGAGCAGCAAATGGAGCAGCTTCGGTCCGTGCAAAGCTACGCGGAAGAAAAACGGTCCTTCTACACCCAACTGCTTTCATCCTACGGAGAGGGGCAAAAACAGGACTGA
- a CDS encoding thioredoxin family protein, whose product MQEWKAEEFSRAVEEKLTFVLFIYTPMCGTCKLAERMLSVTLEALPAVNARSININLAPDMARMWEITSVPALLLFREGELIERHYAIQSAAFLFERLKEWF is encoded by the coding sequence GTGCAGGAATGGAAGGCGGAGGAGTTCAGCCGAGCCGTAGAAGAAAAATTGACATTCGTTCTGTTCATCTATACCCCCATGTGCGGCACGTGCAAGCTCGCCGAGAGGATGCTGTCCGTGACGCTGGAAGCGCTGCCCGCAGTGAATGCGAGAAGCATCAACATCAATCTGGCTCCCGACATGGCTCGGATGTGGGAAATCACCAGCGTACCTGCGTTGCTGCTGTTTCGTGAAGGGGAGCTGATCGAGCGGCATTACGCCATACAATCGGCTGCGTTCCTGTTTGAACGGCTCAAAGAATGGTTCTAG
- a CDS encoding long-chain-fatty-acid--CoA ligase, translating into MAHLNENLKHSAHLFPDRAAFVFQGETTTYAELDQQVEYLAAALAQRGIGKGDAVALLLDNRPEFVSAYYAVLRTGAAVVPMNPIYTPREIGFILSNSKAKAVVALAALEPVLTPLRDQLPDLQMVIYAGPAVNGLTIDQLISEKQTGFEPPQQDENDLAVILYTSGTTGQPKGAMLSHLNMDSNAEAMGVLFELEPDDRVVAVLPMFHVFCMTVCLNGPIRSGATMLIVQKFHPAEVVNVIREQKASCFAGVPTMYNYMLQLPDATRADFATIRVCCSGGASMPVELLHKFEEKYGVKIMEGYGLSEAAPATAFNPIRGTRKPGSVGIDLPGVVNKVVDPEGNELPRGEVGELVVQGPNVMLGYLGLPDETAAALKNGWLHTGDLARMDEEGYIYIVDRKKDMILVDGYNVYPREVEEVLYQHPAIIEAAVIGVPDEVHGEAVKAFVALKEVAVSQEEIVAFCSDKLAKYKVPCQVEFVPELPKNSTGKILRRSLRK; encoded by the coding sequence ATGGCTCATTTGAATGAAAATTTGAAACACAGCGCTCACCTTTTTCCTGATCGCGCCGCCTTTGTCTTCCAAGGGGAGACCACGACCTATGCGGAGCTGGACCAGCAGGTCGAGTACCTGGCTGCTGCCCTGGCGCAGCGCGGGATCGGAAAAGGGGATGCCGTGGCGCTCCTTTTGGACAATCGCCCGGAATTTGTGAGCGCTTACTACGCAGTCTTGAGGACTGGAGCAGCGGTTGTCCCCATGAATCCCATCTATACTCCGAGAGAGATCGGCTTTATCTTGTCCAACAGCAAAGCGAAAGCGGTCGTCGCCTTGGCCGCTCTGGAGCCGGTCCTGACACCGCTTCGCGACCAGCTCCCTGACCTGCAAATGGTCATCTACGCGGGACCAGCGGTGAACGGCCTCACAATCGACCAGCTCATTTCCGAAAAGCAGACCGGTTTTGAGCCGCCTCAGCAAGACGAGAACGACCTGGCGGTAATCCTGTACACATCGGGTACGACCGGACAGCCGAAAGGGGCAATGCTCTCCCACCTCAATATGGATTCCAATGCGGAAGCCATGGGCGTATTGTTTGAGCTTGAGCCCGATGATCGGGTCGTGGCGGTCCTGCCGATGTTTCATGTCTTTTGCATGACTGTGTGCCTGAACGGACCGATTCGCTCCGGGGCGACCATGCTGATCGTCCAGAAGTTCCATCCGGCAGAAGTCGTAAATGTCATCCGGGAACAAAAGGCTTCCTGCTTTGCCGGCGTCCCCACGATGTACAATTACATGCTGCAGCTCCCCGATGCCACTCGCGCTGATTTCGCGACCATCCGCGTATGCTGCTCGGGAGGAGCGTCGATGCCGGTGGAGCTTTTGCACAAGTTCGAGGAAAAATACGGGGTAAAGATCATGGAGGGGTACGGTCTCTCCGAGGCTGCCCCGGCTACGGCTTTCAACCCGATTCGCGGGACGCGGAAGCCCGGGTCCGTCGGCATCGATCTGCCTGGGGTGGTCAACAAGGTGGTCGATCCGGAGGGTAACGAGCTGCCTCGTGGAGAAGTGGGAGAGCTGGTCGTCCAGGGACCCAACGTGATGCTCGGTTATCTCGGACTGCCGGATGAGACGGCTGCCGCCTTGAAAAACGGCTGGCTGCATACGGGCGATTTGGCTCGAATGGACGAGGAGGGGTACATCTACATCGTCGACCGGAAAAAAGATATGATCCTCGTAGACGGCTACAACGTTTATCCGCGCGAGGTCGAAGAAGTGCTCTACCAGCATCCGGCCATCATCGAGGCGGCTGTCATCGGCGTACCGGACGAAGTGCATGGCGAGGCAGTGAAAGCGTTTGTCGCCCTGAAGGAAGTCGCGGTGTCGCAGGAAGAAATTGTAGCGTTTTGCTCGGATAAGCTCGCTAAATACAAGGTACCGTGTCAAGTGGAGTTCGTGCCTGAACTGCCCAAGAACAGCACGGGGAAAATATTGCGCCGTTCCTTACGCAAATAA
- a CDS encoding PLDc N-terminal domain-containing protein: MLFPILFILLANVLNILISIWAYRDARKRGNSKEYAIIVLIALLFFPLIGLIVYLVIRKD; the protein is encoded by the coding sequence ATGCTTTTCCCGATCCTCTTTATATTGCTGGCGAACGTGCTGAATATCCTCATCAGCATTTGGGCGTACCGGGATGCGAGGAAAAGGGGGAACAGCAAGGAATATGCCATCATCGTCCTGATCGCGCTCCTGTTTTTTCCGCTCATCGGACTCATCGTCTACCTGGTGATTCGGAAAGATTGA
- a CDS encoding sigma factor-like helix-turn-helix DNA-binding protein: MVTNRCINFLKSARKTREVYTGPWLPEPEVSHTVGSPEETAMRTESISYALLVLLEQLSPLERAVFIFRETLDYDYQDIAEMLGKSNESCRKLHSRAKRKINPGRVREKDQGATSQEASIALPVEEVRASSTHVKQAEELARSFMNAALTGNFEKFVGMLADEARLYMDGGGKVRAAVFPIIGSERILAFLNGIASKSFGLKNQLFVNVNGQPGLLLKRDGEVFGVLSFQFDSNSRPVRLFIISNPDKLKHVSLNGR; this comes from the coding sequence ATGGTTACCAACCGTTGCATTAATTTCTTGAAATCAGCCCGCAAAACTCGTGAAGTTTATACCGGTCCCTGGCTGCCGGAGCCTGAGGTGAGTCATACGGTTGGGTCACCGGAAGAAACGGCGATGCGGACGGAATCGATTTCCTACGCGCTTCTCGTCCTGCTTGAACAGCTATCGCCATTGGAGAGGGCTGTCTTCATCTTTCGCGAAACGCTCGATTATGATTATCAGGACATTGCGGAGATGTTGGGCAAGAGCAATGAGAGTTGCCGGAAGCTGCACAGCCGGGCGAAGCGAAAAATCAACCCAGGGCGGGTTCGGGAGAAAGATCAGGGAGCGACTTCGCAGGAAGCGTCCATTGCCCTGCCTGTTGAAGAGGTTCGCGCCAGTTCCACGCACGTCAAGCAAGCGGAGGAACTCGCACGCTCCTTCATGAACGCAGCGCTTACCGGGAATTTCGAGAAATTTGTCGGCATGCTGGCGGATGAGGCGCGCTTGTACATGGACGGAGGCGGCAAGGTACGGGCAGCTGTCTTCCCGATTATCGGAAGCGAACGAATCCTAGCCTTTCTCAATGGGATCGCATCCAAAAGCTTTGGGTTGAAGAATCAGCTGTTTGTCAACGTTAACGGGCAGCCTGGCCTTCTGTTGAAAAGGGACGGCGAGGTCTTTGGAGTCTTGTCATTCCAATTCGACAGCAATTCGCGGCCTGTGAGGTTGTTCATCATTTCGAATCCAGATAAGCTGAAACATGTCTCTTTGAATGGAAGGTAA